Proteins encoded within one genomic window of Phototrophicus methaneseepsis:
- a CDS encoding phosphoadenylyl-sulfate reductase — translation MIPEYTDVEISTLQQQLDAEHPQEILRWAVETYGDKLVVVTSFQITGIVTLHMLKQITNNINVLTLDTGLLFPETNQLIETVEARLGINVQRIRPQQSLTEQARQYGGPLWESNPDQCCHLRKRIPLDSALAGYDAWITGLRRDQSATRANVPVVDWDPRHKLYKLCPFATWTEDMVWTYVNAYDLPYNALHDRGYDSIGCYTCTLAAEGREGRWANFNKTECGIHYAR, via the coding sequence GTGATACCCGAATACACCGATGTCGAAATAAGTACGTTGCAGCAGCAGCTCGATGCCGAACATCCGCAGGAAATTCTACGTTGGGCCGTCGAAACCTACGGTGATAAGCTCGTCGTCGTAACCAGCTTCCAGATCACGGGTATCGTGACGCTGCACATGCTCAAGCAGATCACAAATAACATCAACGTCCTCACATTAGATACAGGCCTGCTCTTTCCTGAGACAAACCAACTCATTGAAACGGTCGAAGCGCGTCTTGGTATCAACGTTCAGCGCATCCGCCCACAGCAATCACTGACCGAACAGGCTCGCCAGTATGGTGGCCCCTTGTGGGAATCCAACCCGGATCAATGCTGCCATCTGCGTAAGCGTATCCCCCTGGATAGCGCACTTGCCGGCTATGATGCCTGGATAACGGGCTTACGGCGCGATCAATCCGCCACCCGTGCCAACGTCCCCGTTGTGGATTGGGACCCTCGGCATAAGCTGTATAAGCTTTGCCCCTTCGCCACCTGGACTGAAGATATGGTATGGACTTACGTCAATGCCTATGACCTGCCGTATAACGCCCTGCATGATCGTGGTTACGATAGCATTGGCTGCTATACCTGCACGCTGGCCGCGGAAGGCCGCGAAGGCCGCTGGGCCAACTTCAATAAGACGGAATGCGGTATCCACTACGCTCGCTAG
- the cysC gene encoding adenylyl-sulfate kinase has translation MSQYEGYTLWLTGLSGAGKTTIAKALEARLKEAGYLIERLDGDVVRQSLTRDLGFSKEDRDKNIERVTFVAKLLSRNGVGVISSFISPYQATRDEVRQETTNFIEVFVHAPLEVCAERDVKGLYAKAFAGEIPNFTGVSDPYEAPENPELVVNTHLETVDESVDKIITYLVQRGFISSLPARTEALA, from the coding sequence ATGTCGCAGTACGAAGGGTATACATTGTGGTTAACGGGCTTATCCGGTGCGGGTAAGACCACTATCGCTAAAGCGCTAGAAGCGCGCCTGAAAGAAGCCGGTTATCTCATCGAGCGGCTTGATGGCGATGTGGTGCGTCAATCGCTGACGCGGGACCTGGGTTTTAGCAAAGAAGACCGCGACAAAAATATTGAGCGCGTCACCTTTGTGGCGAAACTGCTCTCGCGTAATGGTGTCGGTGTGATTTCGTCCTTTATTTCACCGTATCAGGCGACCCGTGACGAAGTCCGCCAGGAGACGACCAATTTTATCGAGGTCTTCGTCCATGCGCCGTTAGAAGTCTGTGCGGAGCGCGATGTAAAGGGCCTCTACGCTAAGGCCTTCGCTGGCGAAATCCCTAACTTTACGGGCGTCTCGGACCCTTACGAAGCGCCGGAAAATCCAGAACTGGTCGTCAATACGCACCTTGAAACCGTGGACGAGAGTGTGGATAAGATCATCACCTATCTGGTGCAACGCGGCTTTATCTCATCGCTGCCTGCACGGACAGAAGCGCTGGCATAG
- a CDS encoding precorrin-2 dehydrogenase/sirohydrochlorin ferrochelatase family protein produces the protein MNSLPLSQASPYLVALNMVHKAVVIVGGGVVASRKIGALLASGARVTVISPMVTEAIRTQAAQSNLQWIAATYEPGLLAAYQPVLVIAATDDSAINQQVRDEARQLGAWVNDVSAPDEADFANMAVIDRAPLQIGISSGGASPALLRWLKQQLTHIVDVPLGQLASWMQALRGVTANSVTEQAERQRLYDEILASDVLSLLRDDQPEAARQRFEQIVQAHLPRERS, from the coding sequence GTGAATTCGCTCCCCCTGTCTCAGGCGTCACCCTATCTGGTGGCCCTCAATATGGTGCATAAGGCTGTCGTCATCGTCGGCGGTGGTGTCGTTGCCAGCCGCAAAATAGGCGCGCTGCTGGCGAGCGGTGCACGCGTGACGGTCATCAGCCCGATGGTAACGGAAGCGATTCGCACACAGGCGGCACAGTCGAACTTGCAATGGATCGCGGCCACCTATGAGCCGGGGTTGCTTGCAGCCTATCAGCCTGTGCTGGTGATCGCTGCGACGGACGACAGCGCTATCAATCAACAGGTGCGTGACGAAGCGCGCCAACTCGGCGCATGGGTGAATGATGTCTCAGCGCCGGATGAAGCCGACTTCGCCAATATGGCCGTCATCGACCGGGCACCGCTCCAGATTGGCATTAGCAGCGGCGGCGCATCGCCCGCGCTGCTGCGCTGGCTCAAGCAGCAGTTAACACATATTGTCGACGTGCCTCTGGGCCAGCTTGCAAGCTGGATGCAGGCATTACGTGGCGTCACCGCCAATTCCGTCACGGAACAGGCCGAGCGCCAACGCCTCTATGATGAGATTCTCGCTTCGGATGTATTGTCGCTGCTGCGTGACGATCAGCCAGAAGCGGCCCGGCAGCGTTTTGAGCAGATCGTGCAGGCGCATTTGCCACGGGAGCGCTCATGA
- a CDS encoding CbiX/SirB N-terminal domain-containing protein codes for MSTALVLAGHGSHISPETAGIVWGYVDALRRMGVAEEVTAAFWKEQPEFAQVLGTLMAETIVVVPLFTATGFYTNKVIPAAMGLDGPVTQRGNRTIHYTPALGTHPMLDDIVTRRVKDAMQAYDLLPQQTAVAIIGHGTRRSETTRLTTQNQAETVRRAGLAAQVVDAYLDDDPDIPSIYQRTEAQNLVVVPYFLASGSHVTYDVPRALGLPDDEMTAQVQGRHVYYTAPIGTADVILQVILELARATGVSFEINEAPLWYGMPRVGAAALVQAVLLKNAQQRGAVQFGQLRLTPNVVHPVGSSDAYVFITPNQLRSHIRENPFRPLATSDDLPRDWVVPIDDVQQIPAIVETVYPGALAEWANHYAQAATITPLTEVVSRHEGMFHHLTQATESMVNQLVATMCGRCVKVPLWHATTDLTANSGSLPCLSPCNTFLSRSKEALINEG; via the coding sequence ATGAGTACGGCTTTGGTCCTGGCAGGGCATGGCTCACATATCAGCCCGGAGACGGCTGGCATTGTCTGGGGCTATGTGGATGCGCTGCGCCGTATGGGCGTCGCGGAAGAAGTCACGGCTGCTTTCTGGAAGGAACAACCAGAGTTTGCCCAGGTATTGGGCACTCTCATGGCGGAGACTATCGTCGTGGTGCCGCTGTTCACAGCGACAGGCTTTTATACCAACAAAGTCATTCCAGCCGCGATGGGGCTGGATGGCCCTGTGACGCAGCGTGGCAATCGTACCATTCACTATACGCCTGCTCTGGGGACGCATCCTATGCTGGATGATATTGTGACGCGGCGTGTCAAAGACGCCATGCAGGCATATGACCTGCTGCCCCAGCAGACCGCCGTCGCTATCATCGGGCATGGGACCCGCCGCAGCGAAACCACGCGCTTGACCACACAAAATCAAGCTGAGACGGTCCGGCGAGCAGGGTTAGCGGCTCAAGTCGTGGATGCTTACCTGGATGATGACCCCGATATTCCTTCCATTTACCAGCGTACAGAAGCCCAGAATCTGGTTGTCGTGCCTTATTTCCTGGCATCTGGCTCTCATGTAACATATGATGTGCCACGTGCTCTGGGCTTGCCAGATGACGAGATGACAGCCCAGGTCCAGGGACGCCATGTGTATTACACGGCACCCATTGGCACAGCGGATGTCATCCTGCAAGTGATTCTCGAACTTGCACGTGCCACAGGCGTCTCTTTTGAGATCAATGAAGCGCCTTTATGGTATGGTATGCCCCGCGTTGGGGCAGCAGCATTGGTCCAGGCGGTGCTGCTGAAGAACGCGCAGCAGCGAGGTGCAGTCCAATTCGGGCAATTACGCCTGACGCCCAATGTGGTGCATCCGGTTGGGAGCAGTGATGCGTATGTTTTCATCACGCCCAACCAATTGCGAAGCCATATCCGGGAAAATCCTTTCCGGCCCCTGGCAACATCTGACGATTTGCCGCGCGATTGGGTCGTACCTATTGACGATGTGCAGCAGATCCCGGCTATTGTGGAAACCGTCTATCCTGGTGCACTGGCGGAGTGGGCCAATCATTATGCTCAAGCGGCAACGATCACACCGCTGACAGAGGTTGTCAGCCGTCATGAGGGCATGTTTCATCATCTGACGCAGGCTACGGAATCCATGGTGAATCAACTCGTAGCAACCATGTGTGGGCGATGTGTCAAAGTGCCTTTGTGGCACGCAACAACAGACTTAACAGCAAATTCCGGCAGCTTACCCTGCCTTTCACCCTGTAACACATTCCTTTCACGCTCCAAGGAGGCACTCATCAATGAAGGGTAA
- the cobA gene encoding uroporphyrinogen-III C-methyltransferase, with product MKGNVFLVGAGPGDPDLITRKGLRLIQEADVIIYDRLIPQELLSEARPGAELINAGKAPTKHRLSQDEINQEIVKKAQQGKQVVRLKGGDPLVFGRGSEEALVCVEHGIPFEVVPGISSAFAVPAYAGVPLTHRELSRSFTVITAHTADGINYEALAGLGGTLVVLMGAKSLPVWSERLIQAGMDPETPAAGIEWGATPQQRVVEGTLQQLSELTAEADLQAPVTFVVGEVVRLRAEGVRWFDLLPDYVLRERAV from the coding sequence ATGAAGGGTAACGTTTTTTTGGTCGGCGCGGGTCCAGGTGATCCGGACCTCATCACGCGCAAAGGGCTTCGCCTCATTCAAGAGGCAGATGTCATCATTTATGACCGCTTGATTCCGCAGGAACTCCTGAGCGAAGCACGCCCCGGCGCGGAACTCATCAATGCGGGCAAGGCCCCGACCAAGCACCGTCTCAGCCAGGATGAGATCAACCAGGAAATTGTCAAGAAGGCCCAGCAAGGCAAGCAGGTTGTACGTCTGAAAGGCGGCGATCCGCTGGTCTTCGGGCGTGGCAGCGAAGAAGCGCTCGTCTGTGTGGAACATGGCATCCCGTTTGAAGTCGTGCCGGGTATTTCTAGCGCGTTTGCTGTCCCGGCTTATGCGGGTGTGCCGCTGACGCACCGTGAACTCAGCCGCTCCTTTACGGTCATTACTGCTCATACGGCTGATGGCATCAATTATGAGGCACTGGCGGGCCTGGGGGGCACGCTGGTTGTGTTGATGGGGGCTAAATCGCTGCCTGTATGGAGCGAACGGCTCATCCAGGCGGGCATGGACCCTGAGACGCCTGCCGCTGGCATCGAATGGGGAGCGACACCCCAGCAGCGCGTGGTCGAAGGGACGCTGCAACAGCTTTCGGAACTGACCGCTGAAGCCGATTTACAGGCCCCGGTGACGTTCGTCGTGGGTGAGGTGGTGCGCTTACGTGCGGAAGGTGTGCGCTGGTTCGACTTGCTGCCGGATTACGTCTTACGGGAGCGTGCAGTTTGA
- a CDS encoding anthranilate phosphoribosyltransferase: MTIDPREKKSVAFRDLLRIIGRGRKLQRDMTYQEAREAMQLMLGDQVSDAQIGGLLVTMRVKEETAEEISGFVQGVRDVMLPFPKPDVPNLVDMALPYNGKTRNLQTGVAAALVLAAAGVPVLLHGADNIPTKAGIAVLNVLRTLGYPADLPPEQVARSIEATNFGVLNIEHILPAWTAITPLRHHFGVRTLMNTVEKLVNPADAPCHISGFYHSSYLARMATCLPAPTSWIMQGDEGSVDIRPGKKTRIYKAVDEDMVETMIDAADYGYPDEVDLATPVDPHAHADRLLPALQGEPGPVYDQIALTSAVLLWMVGRVPDICAGLEVAKEQLNRQYAFDVLRSAHKMA, from the coding sequence TTGACAATCGACCCTAGAGAGAAGAAATCCGTCGCTTTCCGCGATTTGCTGCGCATTATTGGGCGTGGGCGCAAATTGCAGCGCGATATGACGTACCAAGAAGCTCGTGAGGCTATGCAGCTTATGCTGGGTGATCAAGTCAGCGATGCACAGATTGGCGGCCTGCTGGTGACGATGCGCGTCAAAGAAGAAACCGCAGAAGAGATCAGCGGCTTTGTGCAAGGCGTCCGCGATGTGATGCTGCCATTCCCGAAGCCGGATGTGCCTAATCTAGTCGATATGGCCCTGCCTTATAATGGCAAAACCCGCAATTTGCAGACGGGCGTGGCGGCTGCGCTGGTCCTGGCTGCGGCGGGTGTCCCTGTGTTGCTGCACGGTGCCGATAACATCCCGACCAAAGCCGGCATTGCTGTGCTGAATGTCTTGCGCACGCTCGGCTATCCGGCGGACCTGCCCCCGGAGCAGGTCGCACGTTCGATTGAAGCGACGAACTTTGGCGTGCTCAATATCGAGCACATTTTGCCTGCATGGACTGCGATTACGCCGCTGCGGCATCACTTCGGCGTGCGGACGCTAATGAATACAGTCGAAAAGCTGGTTAATCCGGCTGATGCGCCTTGCCACATCAGCGGCTTTTATCACAGTTCATACCTGGCGCGCATGGCGACCTGCCTGCCTGCGCCAACGAGCTGGATCATGCAGGGCGACGAGGGCAGCGTGGATATTCGCCCTGGTAAAAAGACGCGCATCTATAAAGCCGTCGATGAAGATATGGTCGAGACGATGATTGATGCCGCCGATTATGGTTATCCTGATGAAGTGGATTTAGCCACACCCGTGGACCCACATGCCCATGCGGATAGACTGCTGCCCGCTTTGCAGGGTGAACCGGGCCCTGTGTATGACCAGATCGCGCTGACATCAGCGGTCTTATTGTGGATGGTCGGCCGTGTGCCGGATATTTGTGCAGGCCTGGAAGTGGCCAAAGAACAGTTAAATCGTCAATATGCATTCGACGTGCTGCGTTCAGCACATAAAATGGCTTGA
- a CDS encoding nitrite/sulfite reductase — protein sequence MTTTWKERLLEQMPPDLAREIDVFEGQMELRKQGSLDERVFAESRLRRGVYGQRYDNGKRHDGIETRELEFPSADLVKGPDTRWDAPGMMRVKLPFGGLTVDQLNLLADVAEEYSDGILHITTRQDIQLHYIHIDDTPDLMRRLASVDVTTREACGNSIRNVTACQISGVCHDEAFDVTPYSQAMARFLLGHDDVQDFGRKVKIAFSGCEQHACGLVKMHDVGFLARTVEKDGQLVKGFMVFVGGGLGTVPHQAKVLADFVAEDKILPLTQAISRVFARLGEKQNRNRARLKFLVAKLGIEEFRRLVQEELETLPADERHTAYIDELDSYREEPARQGMILNGEPVPEAFYDWYRTNVYKQRQPGYSVVTVKLPLGDLTSWQTRQLADIAAEYVGDNIRTTVEQNIVLRWAPDKDLPQIYQRLAEIGLADAGANTIVDITSCPGTDTCKLGIASSRGLTAELSRRLVAKRAELPPAIEDLKIKVSGCFNSCGQHHIADIGFFGNSRRSGNHKVPHFQVVLGGEWENNAGSFGLAMGAVPAKLVPDVLETITNAYVSERGADELFQSWVERKGRREMKALLEPYMGLPTIDEQPQMFTDWGDSRIYSIADIGVGECAGEVVSLFSMEIARAESVHFDALIALDEGQYEVAEQKAYRAMLLAARALVRTRFLDVGDDPDNIVSEFKARFYDTELFFDPFAKGKFGRYLLERHDEPPTVVDKDRAHQTVEEAQLFIEATHAAEARINGVITS from the coding sequence ATGACGACGACATGGAAAGAACGATTATTGGAGCAGATGCCGCCGGATCTGGCCCGCGAGATTGACGTCTTCGAGGGGCAGATGGAGCTGCGCAAGCAGGGCAGCCTGGACGAGCGCGTCTTTGCAGAATCGCGCTTGCGCCGCGGTGTCTATGGGCAGCGTTACGACAATGGCAAGCGCCATGATGGCATTGAAACGCGCGAACTTGAATTTCCGTCGGCTGATCTGGTCAAGGGGCCGGATACGCGATGGGATGCGCCGGGTATGATGCGCGTTAAGCTGCCCTTTGGTGGCCTGACGGTGGATCAGCTTAATTTGCTGGCGGATGTGGCAGAAGAATACTCCGATGGTATCCTGCACATTACCACCCGCCAGGATATTCAACTGCACTATATCCATATTGATGACACGCCGGACCTGATGCGCCGCCTAGCATCCGTCGATGTAACCACGCGCGAAGCCTGCGGTAACTCTATCCGCAACGTCACCGCCTGCCAGATTTCCGGCGTTTGCCATGATGAAGCCTTCGATGTGACGCCGTATTCCCAGGCGATGGCGCGCTTCTTGCTCGGCCATGATGATGTGCAGGACTTTGGCCGCAAGGTGAAAATCGCCTTCTCTGGCTGCGAACAGCATGCCTGTGGCCTCGTGAAGATGCACGATGTGGGCTTCCTGGCACGCACCGTTGAAAAAGACGGCCAGTTGGTGAAGGGCTTTATGGTCTTCGTCGGTGGCGGCCTGGGTACGGTGCCGCATCAGGCCAAGGTCCTTGCAGATTTCGTCGCTGAAGACAAAATTCTGCCCCTGACGCAAGCTATCTCACGCGTGTTTGCCCGCCTTGGCGAAAAGCAGAACCGCAACCGCGCCCGCCTCAAGTTCTTAGTCGCCAAGCTCGGCATTGAAGAATTCCGCCGCCTGGTGCAGGAAGAACTCGAAACACTGCCCGCTGATGAGCGCCACACGGCTTACATCGATGAGCTGGATAGCTACCGCGAAGAACCGGCCCGCCAGGGGATGATCCTCAATGGCGAACCTGTGCCTGAAGCTTTCTATGATTGGTATCGCACCAACGTCTATAAGCAGCGCCAGCCCGGTTACAGCGTCGTGACGGTCAAGCTGCCGCTGGGCGACCTGACGAGCTGGCAGACGCGCCAATTGGCCGATATTGCGGCGGAATACGTGGGCGATAATATCCGTACCACTGTTGAGCAGAATATTGTGCTGCGTTGGGCCCCGGATAAGGATTTGCCACAGATCTACCAGCGACTGGCTGAGATTGGTCTGGCGGATGCGGGCGCTAATACCATCGTGGATATTACATCCTGCCCTGGTACGGATACCTGTAAGCTGGGTATCGCCTCCTCGCGCGGCCTGACGGCTGAACTCAGCCGCCGTCTCGTCGCCAAGCGTGCGGAACTGCCGCCTGCGATTGAGGACCTCAAGATCAAGGTCAGCGGGTGTTTTAACTCCTGCGGCCAGCACCACATTGCGGATATTGGCTTCTTCGGCAACAGTCGACGCAGTGGTAACCATAAGGTGCCGCACTTCCAGGTCGTGCTGGGTGGTGAATGGGAGAATAACGCCGGGAGCTTCGGCCTGGCAATGGGTGCTGTCCCCGCCAAGCTGGTGCCGGATGTGTTAGAGACGATCACTAATGCTTATGTATCTGAGCGTGGCGCAGATGAGTTATTCCAATCCTGGGTAGAGCGCAAAGGCCGCCGCGAGATGAAAGCCTTGCTAGAGCCTTATATGGGCCTGCCCACCATTGATGAACAGCCGCAGATGTTCACGGACTGGGGCGACAGCCGTATCTATAGCATTGCCGACATCGGCGTTGGCGAATGTGCTGGCGAAGTCGTTTCGCTCTTCTCGATGGAAATTGCCCGTGCGGAATCGGTTCATTTTGATGCGCTGATCGCATTGGATGAAGGCCAGTACGAAGTGGCTGAGCAAAAAGCTTATCGGGCCATGTTGCTGGCGGCCCGCGCCCTGGTACGTACTCGCTTCCTGGATGTTGGTGACGACCCGGATAATATCGTTAGTGAGTTCAAAGCGCGCTTCTACGATACCGAACTCTTCTTTGATCCCTTTGCGAAGGGTAAATTCGGGCGTTATTTGCTTGAACGCCATGACGAGCCGCCGACAGTCGTCGACAAAGACCGCGCTCATCAGACCGTTGAAGAAGCGCAGCTCTTTATCGAGGCTACCCACGCCGCAGAAGCACGCATCAATGGCGTGATTACCAGCTAA
- a CDS encoding WD40/YVTN/BNR-like repeat-containing protein, giving the protein MARKLLLGTRKGLLTFREHQGTWACEREDFAGVAISHAMYDPRNGTLWACLDHGHWGIKIQRSKDMGQTWEEIIAPKYPDGATRPDDGEPANASYGWIIMPGGDDQPERVYMGTEPGGLFQSDDGGDSFHLVESLWNHPTRGHWMGGGRDHAGVCSILVDPRDSDHIHIGISVGGVYESKDGGKTWEARNKGLYADYLPDPYAAYGHDPHYMLASHSNPDVLWQQNHCGVFRSANAGQTWQNISQEGGPVYFGFALAVDEADANVAWVVPAVSAEYRLPVERSLCVARTDDGGQTWQDYRVGLPQSNCYDIAFRHALDKHGDTLAFGTTSGNVYISDDRGETWRSLEQNLSLVYSVKFIETDA; this is encoded by the coding sequence ATGGCAAGAAAATTATTATTGGGCACCCGTAAAGGGCTGCTGACGTTCCGCGAGCATCAAGGGACGTGGGCCTGCGAGCGAGAAGACTTCGCCGGGGTCGCTATCTCACATGCGATGTACGACCCGCGCAATGGCACGCTTTGGGCCTGCCTGGATCATGGGCATTGGGGCATCAAAATCCAGCGTTCTAAAGATATGGGCCAGACATGGGAAGAGATCATCGCACCTAAATATCCTGACGGAGCGACCCGCCCTGACGATGGCGAGCCTGCCAATGCAAGCTATGGATGGATCATCATGCCTGGGGGGGACGACCAGCCAGAGCGCGTTTACATGGGCACCGAACCGGGTGGCCTGTTCCAGAGCGACGATGGCGGAGACAGCTTCCATCTGGTGGAATCTTTGTGGAACCATCCAACGCGCGGCCATTGGATGGGCGGCGGACGCGATCACGCCGGGGTGTGCTCTATTCTCGTAGATCCACGCGACAGCGATCATATCCACATTGGTATTAGCGTGGGCGGCGTGTATGAAAGCAAAGATGGCGGTAAAACGTGGGAGGCACGTAACAAGGGCCTCTATGCGGATTATTTACCGGACCCCTACGCTGCATACGGCCACGACCCACATTATATGCTTGCCAGCCACAGCAACCCGGATGTGCTCTGGCAGCAAAATCACTGTGGCGTCTTCCGCAGTGCCAACGCAGGCCAGACCTGGCAGAATATCTCCCAGGAAGGGGGGCCAGTTTACTTTGGCTTTGCCCTCGCCGTGGACGAAGCGGACGCGAATGTCGCCTGGGTGGTGCCAGCAGTCAGCGCGGAATATCGCCTGCCTGTGGAACGGTCATTATGTGTAGCCCGCACCGATGATGGCGGCCAGACCTGGCAAGATTACCGGGTGGGGTTGCCACAGAGCAATTGTTATGACATTGCCTTCCGCCATGCATTGGATAAACACGGCGATACGCTCGCCTTTGGCACGACTTCCGGGAATGTCTATATTTCCGATGATCGCGGCGAAACATGGCGCTCCCTGGAGCAAAACCTCTCCCTGGTCTACTCTGTGAAGTTCATCGAGACAGACGCCTAA
- a CDS encoding molybdenum cofactor biosynthesis protein MoaD, with translation MARVKFTPNLKRFFPDLAPTEIEGATVAEIIQGVDAHWQGLADYIIDERGRLRKHVNIFIGDELIHDKEMLSDAVTPETQIYIMQALSGG, from the coding sequence ATGGCGCGCGTCAAATTTACCCCCAACCTCAAACGTTTCTTCCCCGATTTAGCCCCTACTGAGATCGAAGGCGCAACGGTTGCCGAGATCATCCAGGGCGTGGATGCCCACTGGCAAGGACTTGCGGATTACATCATCGACGAACGTGGGCGTTTGCGCAAGCACGTCAATATCTTCATTGGTGACGAGCTTATCCACGATAAAGAGATGCTTTCAGATGCAGTCACCCCGGAAACACAAATTTATATCATGCAGGCACTTTCTGGCGGATAA
- a CDS encoding Gfo/Idh/MocA family protein, translating to MTVRFSAIGFAHSHIYGQVSTLLEAGAELVSFYDDEEHRIAEFQGKFPQAQRAESIEQILEDESIDVIASADIPHKRAPLGIRAMNHGKDFFSDKPGFATMAQLEEVRQLHKKTGRFYTVFFSEHYHNKATTKAGELVHSGAIGQVVQTVGFGPHRLLGHIERPDWTFQREAFGGIINDLASHQMDQFLYFTGSTSAEVIASNVGNFKHNQFPRIHDFGDVIVRSDHATGYVRVDWMTPKGLDTWGDVRLFILGTEGYIELRKNIDIAGHTGTDHLFMVNQEGTQYIDCSDVKLPFGEQYLADIVNRTQTAMPQAHGFLASELALRAEEMAFNLTPEYGGK from the coding sequence ATGACAGTTCGTTTTTCAGCTATTGGTTTTGCCCATAGCCACATCTATGGGCAGGTCAGCACGTTACTAGAAGCTGGCGCTGAGCTTGTTTCTTTTTACGACGATGAAGAACACCGCATCGCCGAATTCCAGGGAAAGTTCCCTCAGGCTCAGCGTGCAGAGTCTATCGAACAAATCCTGGAAGATGAGAGCATCGACGTCATCGCCAGCGCAGATATTCCCCATAAACGCGCACCACTCGGCATCCGCGCCATGAACCATGGCAAAGACTTCTTCAGCGATAAACCGGGCTTTGCAACGATGGCCCAGCTAGAAGAAGTTCGCCAGCTCCACAAAAAGACAGGCCGCTTTTATACTGTCTTCTTCAGCGAGCATTATCACAATAAAGCGACGACAAAAGCCGGGGAACTCGTCCACAGTGGGGCGATTGGTCAGGTTGTGCAGACGGTCGGCTTCGGGCCACATCGTTTGCTAGGCCATATCGAACGGCCTGATTGGACGTTCCAGAGAGAAGCCTTCGGCGGCATTATCAACGACCTTGCCAGCCATCAGATGGACCAGTTCCTCTATTTTACGGGCAGTACCAGCGCTGAGGTTATCGCCTCTAATGTGGGCAACTTCAAACACAACCAGTTCCCGCGTATCCATGACTTCGGCGATGTCATCGTACGCAGCGACCACGCGACAGGCTATGTGCGTGTCGATTGGATGACGCCCAAAGGCCTTGATACCTGGGGCGATGTCCGCCTGTTCATCCTGGGGACAGAAGGCTACATCGAGCTGCGCAAGAATATCGATATTGCAGGCCATACAGGGACCGATCACCTATTTATGGTGAACCAGGAAGGCACGCAGTACATTGATTGCAGTGATGTCAAACTGCCCTTTGGCGAGCAGTATCTTGCAGACATCGTGAACCGGACGCAAACGGCAATGCCACAGGCGCACGGCTTCCTGGCCTCGGAATTGGCACTGCGCGCGGAAGAAATGGCTTTCAACCTGACGCCGGAATATGGCGGGAAATAA